A region of the Oncorhynchus clarkii lewisi isolate Uvic-CL-2024 chromosome 4, UVic_Ocla_1.0, whole genome shotgun sequence genome:
TGGGAGGACGGGACACCACCATTCAACACACCCTGTAAAtcttctgaagtcaaatctcGTATGACCAAATACTtgtctgcagctgccaccacaacatctattttctgtgatttacgttccatttctgtggtacagttgataaccattgctatgaacgctatgaagccaaccttactgaagcatataTCACTCGTTGGCCTCTCCCTCTGTGCTggcacagatctactactcacagggatcctctcaggatgcctcacccttgacccatcctcctctactttcttcactgcctcagcatacgacaccttctgcactactctgactgTAGCCACCTCAAACTGCCTCTCTCTCATCGGACACTTCAGATCCCCAGCAATATTGACACAACTTTATCCACCAAACTACACAATCCTCTATCCCAttccctcctgcacacttcccacatcttggaatctccctcctacaaactcctgcaacatgaccataaactTTGTACCTGAAACTCCTTTCAATGGTGCCCTGTTCCTGAGAGTAAAACAAGAAACAGATCTTGACCCAAAGTTGTGTGACACGGAGCGCCCTGGTCAGAAGAAACATAAACCAATGTGACAAGTccactacaggttaccttcactgattcaactgACCCCAACTCCTTTCCCAaccaccctgaaaccacacatgGATCTGCCAAAAGGTATGGATCCACATTCTCCAACAATGTAACTCCTACTGCACCAGATTCTTCTTTATCATGTCCATTGATGTCAGGCTCTGGTTCTGAGCTCTTCACCACACCTTCTACCTCACTTAACTCTCCCTCATTCACATCCATTTCACCTCCAGAACTCAGTCTGGTGACCGGCTCACTCTGTTTGCACTTGaattataacatttgaaatgtctctattcttttgaaacttttgagagtgtaatgtttactgttaatttctgtttttttattcatttttgtttattatctatttcacttgctttggcaatgtaaacatatattttccatgccaatgaagccctgtgaattcaattcaattgagagagagagagagctccatgTTAATGTATAGGGGACATAAGTCGGTCATGGTTACTCATGGCCGATGAGGTAGGCGCGCCTGCGACTTCAAATTCAGTGTTGGCCTAATAGGGAATTTCCTCTTGGTGTAACGATCAATATGTTGGTTTCTCCTGCAGTAGACCTGGGTTCATATCCTGTCAGTTACATTAAGCAGTCTATTGTCTGAAAGGGGTCCAAGCAGCCTGTTACCAACAGTGGGGTCAGTGATATTGGATAGgggtccctctccctctctctgtctggaggagagaAGTGAAATGGTGTCTCCCCTCTGGTCAACAATACTCACCTTGAAAGACTCCACAGCCTGTTGGAGCTCCTtcagctccttctctctctcctggaatCTCTGCTGGACCTTCTGCTGACTCATCCCCAGCTTCCTCTGTGGAGAATCACTCTTCAATGAGCTATTAAACTTTATTTGTCCAGTAGATCAATAGTAAAACCCTTCCAACTAGTATAGTCATGTGACATAGGGTCCATAGAGAGGAAGGTCTAAAATATTGATGGTCCCTTTACAATATGATATTATGTTGCTCTGTGAATTATTATAGTTGTTATGGTAGGCCTACAGGTATCAAGGGGTTGAGACTGAACGTTTGACTCATAAAAGGGCATTCAGAATGATAATAGTGTTTGACTTTAGAAAATGGTGAAACTTTTGGTGAAAATGGTGAATCTCAAGGTTTGTGTTCATATTTGTTCTGCTGAGGATCACTTTCATTTGAATGATCTCATATTCAAACAGTCTTAGTTCATACTGTATCTTTAATTCTTTGTTTATCAGAAAATCACCAACAAGTTGTTCTGGTCTTACCTGTTTCTCAGTCCTCTCTGCTGCAGCTGACACTGTATTATGGCCTTTATGTTCATCCATCAAACACTGATAACAGATACACTGCTGATCGGTACGACAGTAACCCTCCAGCAGTTTGTCATGATGAGAGCAGATCTTTTCCTGTAGTTGTGCGGTGGCTTTGACCAGCTTGTGCTTCTTGAAAGCAGGAGATTCATAGTGAGATTGGAGGTGAGTCTCGCAGTAAGAGGCCAGACACACCAGACAGGACATGAGGGCTTTCTGCTTTCTGGTTCCAGTGCAGAAATCACACGCCACATCTACAGGTCCAGCATAGCACAGAGCAGGAGGGGGAGCAGCCTGGAGTCCTGTCTTCTTCAGTTTCTCCACCACCTCAGCCAACATGTTATTTTTTCTCAGATTAGGCCTTGGAGTGAAGGTCTGTCTGCACTGAGGACAGCTATAGACCCCTTTCAGAACATCCTGATCCCAGCAGCCCTCAATACAGCTCCTACAGTAACTGTGTCCACAGGGAATAGCCACCGGCTCCTTCAgtagatccagacagacagaacaacagaactgGTCCTGGTCCAGCAGAACTCCCTGCTGAGCCATTTGGACGGTTGTTcactctcacacagacagacgaCAAAGTTTCATTTCCACAGAAGCGAGTTTCCTGGTTCTGCAAGAGGGGctgggttagagggagggaggggttagagggagggaggggttagagggagggaggggttagagagagaactGTTTTCAATGTTAATAGAGACAAATATTTTAGTTCCCAGGTTAAGTAGAGTGGTTAGATTATATAAAGGGTAacagtttatttttttaacctttatttaactaggcaagtcagttaagaacaaattcttattttcaataacagcctaacagtgggttgactgcctgttcaggggaagaacaacagatttgtaccttgtcagctcgggggtttgaacttgcaaccttgcggtttCTAGTCCAACTGCCGCCCCAAGTAGTTCATATGTATAATGTTTTTAATGAATGCCGTAATGTCTTAAACTGATGTGATATGACACTAACTATTAGCGCCCATAATAACTCAAACGTGGTTGTAAAACTGTACAATGTGTAATAGATAATTAGCTACAATTGGTGGAGGGGGACTTGACATGGatacaatgtactgtatgtgaaatgaatactgtatgtaatgactGATCATTGAGAATGATGTAATACTTTACATTACAGTGTGTTTATTGGTGTGTAATTGGTCCTGTTACTACAGTGGTGTAACAGGTACTGTGATGCCTCATTATTCCACTGTACCAGCAGCAGTAACCCGAACCAGTAATAAGGCTACTGTCATGGAAAGTGGTACAGGAAATATAAAGTAAGGATTTATACATGTCATctatcatatactgtatgtaatgatatgtctatgtcttctagatggtgttctatactgtatgtaatgatatgtctatgtcttctagatggtgttctatactgtatgtaatgatatgtctctgtctcctagatggtgttctatactgtatgtaatgaatgatatgtcttctagatggtgttctatactgtatgtaatgatatgtctatgtcttctagatggtgttctatactgtatgtaatgatatgtctctgtctctgtcttctagatggtgttctatactgtatgtaatgatatgtctctgtctcctagatggtgttctatactgtatgtaatgatatgtctctGTCTTCTAGATGGGGTTCAATACTGTATTTAATGATATGTCtatgtcttctagatggtgttctatactgtatgtaatgatacgTCTCagtcttctagatggtgttctatactataTGTAATGATATGACTctgtcttctagatggtgttctatactgtatgtaatgatatgtctctgtctctgtcttctagatggtgttctatactgtatgtaatgatatgtctctgtctcctagatggtgttctatactgtatgtaatgatatgtctctgtcttctagatggtgttctatactgtatgtaatgatatgtcttctagatggtgttctatactgtatgtaatgatatgtctctgtctcctatgtggggttatatactgtatgtaatgatatgtctatgtcttctagatggtgttctatactgtatgtaatgatatgtctctgtctcctagatggtgttctgtactgtatgtaatgatatgtctatgtcttctagatggtgttctatactgtatgtaatgatatgtctctgtgtcctagatggtgttctgtactgtatgtaatgctATGTatatgtcttctagatggtgttctatactgtatgtaatgatatgtctctGTCTTCTAGATGAGGTTCTGTACTGTATCCAATGATATGTCTCTGTCTTCTAGATGTTGTTCtatactgtctgtaatgatatgtctatgtcttctagatggtgttctatactgtatgtaatgatatgtctctgtcttctagatgaggttctgtactgtatgtaatgacgtgtctctgtctctgtcttctagatggtgttctatactgtatgtaatgatatgtctctgtcttctagatgaggttctgtactgtatgtaatgacatgtctctgtctctgtcttctagatggtgttctatactgtatgtaatgatatgtctctgtcttctagatgaggttctgtactgtatgtaatgatatgtctctgtcttctagatggtgttctatactgtatgtaatgatacgTCTCagtcttctagatggtgttctatactgtatgtaatgatatgtctaTGTCTTCTAGATGGTGGTCTATACTGTATGAATTCTGAGAATATTAAATATGAATCTATTAGAATCTATGTTCTTAATAAAGTTGTTAAAGTTGTTATTGTTTCACTGAAACATTTAATTTTGGGACTAAAAGGGGATCAAACATCTACTTTCTGTCTAGAAAACAAATACCAAATGTTCTCAATGTTTCTGTCTTATTTCAGCTGTTGTTGTACACTTCAACGTGCTCCACTTCTCTGTTGAAGAATCAATGGTTATTCAAAGTAACAGAGTGATCTATCACAGTGTCAGACTGTTACACATAGACAGTAATCATGGTTCCTTTCCATGTCAATGTAACAGAGTGATCTATCACAGTGTCAGACTGTTACACAGACAGTAATCATGGTTCCTTTCCATGTCAATGTAACAGAGTGATCTATCACAGTATCAGACTGTTACACATAGACATGAATCTTGGTTCCTTTCCATGTCAATGTAACAGAGTGATCTATCACAGTGTCAGACTGTTACACATAGACAGTAATCATGGTTCCTTTCCATGTCAATGTGGATGTTTAATAACACTGTGTTATAATAGTGCTCTGACCAAGAAGCTGCTGGGAAACGCTTCAGCAATTCAATTAATTGAAGGGAATTAATCTGCTGAGAAACGCGTCAGCAATTCATATCATTGAAGGGAAATAATCTGCTGTCCTGAACCTTCTTTTACCAATTCACTATTTGAAGTCATTTACAAAACTTTATCTGGGTTTGATTAAATTTGGCTTGTACAATGGAACAATGCTAAACTTTCAAAACCCTGAAGACCTGACACTCCAGGCAGGCAAAAGCAAACTCTCAATGTATTTGAcaaatttcaaatagtatttgaaccaagTTAAGGAGTGGATGATGTTGGTGTTTTGGTACTGAATATaccagagatggagaaaggaCAGACTGGAACAGAACCAGTGAGACCCAGACCAAGACTCAACCATTAGAGACCTCTAGACCCATGTGTCTATGAAAATATGAAAATGAAATATTCGAGCCAGTACAGTTGGGCCCTATTGTGTGAATCAGGCTTGATTGTTGTTGTCCCCCGCAGGTGATGAGAAAAGCAGTACCTTGATGTCTCTGTATTACCCCAGCTGTGCTGTGGAGAACTCTGACTACGGCAGCATCACCCTGGTCTTCTAGATCCAAGAGGGTGGCC
Encoded here:
- the LOC139406396 gene encoding tripartite motif-containing protein 16-like, whose amino-acid sequence is MAQQGVLLDQDQFCCSVCLDLLKEPVAIPCGHSYCRSCIEGCWDQDVLKGVYSCPQCRQTFTPRPNLRKNNMLAEVVEKLKKTGLQAAPPPALCYAGPVDVACDFCTGTRKQKALMSCLVCLASYCETHLQSHYESPAFKKHKLVKATAQLQEKICSHHDKLLEGYCRTDQQCICYQCLMDEHKGHNTVSAAAERTEKQRKLGMSQQKVQQRFQEREKELKELQQAVESFKSSAQAAVEDCDQIFTELIRSIERRSSEVKELIRAQEKAQVSQAEGLLEQLKQEIAELRKRSTELEQLSHTEDHIHFLQSYQSLSSISASSDLSRIFVHPLQYFGDVSKTVSELREKQEYFLKGEWTKISTTVNIVDVVLPPEPKTREQLLQYSCQLTLDPNTANTQLSLSKGNRKVTCTSRVQPYFYHPDRFSNYEQVLCREGLSGRCYWEVEWGGC